ggcgagagttatATACGCAGCACTataactgtcactccagagggcgtgttttgagtcggatcgtatcaaaaacaaaaggatatgaaaatatatacataactcaatagtgttctgccaattatgttttcattttcatttaaatttattctttaaatcgctcctgaagtagtccagcagtgatcaatggaaattgtccatattaaactgtaattttgacgatgaaaatttttttctcttacttttataggtgcagaaacctatttgtacactcgtttcttgaactatacttaagtttaacataattatgtgttttctaaaaattctggtttggaataaaaataaatgcatttaaaatgacataactcagtaaaaaaaaatttatataaatatcctaggtatattatgtcttaaaaagaagcatcaaaaataaatatgtacagttaaattagttttgtcgtaatattttccatgcaccaatcgccttaaggtcAAAATCTCCCTATAATATTGTAATGgttattcattaaatattttcaatgaaaGTTACTACAAAAGTATATGTTCAGGTACTTGAACATAATTATAACCaaattttggggggaaaaaaatttacttgttatCAATTGCACATacacatttgttttattattcacaacttcaaaagaacaatttttgtaacaattcTGTCGGCTGTTTAAaggtatttaaatttgttataatttttttttgtattgctatttTCAGACTTACAAGGAAATTATACCTACTAGTTCCTTACATGttttagtacatttttatttGCAGTTATCATTAAAACCCTGCTAATGAACTTTTACTGTAAAATTATCACAAAATATCTGTGCTAGACGGAAGCTTTGGAATGGAAACTACAATAACAAAGTAAACTGTGTTAAACCCATCATTAGACacttaaatataaattgaatCAGCTACGTATACTACCTATTAAGCAGCCTCTTTACTACACTGCTTTACAAATGCTGCGATGGACCTAAACACACCCTCCTCAAGGGTGGATAAGACAGACCTGAAAGCCTTTTCCTGAGCCTCTGTCCAGACAAAAATTGTGTTCTTCTTGCATAGCGAATTTAGCGGAGCGCTAATCCTAGCAAAATCCAGAATAATTCTAGCATAATACCCACGCAAGCCTAAAAATCGTCGGACACCCTTTAAGTTCTTAAGGGGGCGGGGGGGAACTTACAACTGGAGCAATTCTATCACACACAGCGACAGCGATATCACAGAGTGCTTGCAGTCGGCACGATGCAGAAGGCTGACAACCCACCTGGCTGCCGAAGTGTCCCAGGTCCTCCACTCGCAGCAGtacctcctcctcttcctccgaGAACTCGGCGGCCATCTCCTCCTCCACCTTCTCCAGGATCAGCTCCGCCTCGTCGTCCGCCGCGTCGTCCTCGTCCTGCGCGAGGTCCGGCGGGGGCTCCGGCCTGCGGGCACAGGGCAGCCGGGCCAACATTCACGTTACCAGCCTTCTTTACATGATTCATGCAGTGGGGAGTTGTGGTTTAGTGCAGTTTACTGCACATGTACACCTTTGCAGTGTTGTACCGTTTGTCATGcaaatattctgaaaataaaaaaatatgaagatgaATGATTAACAAAAAACaagactaaatcagctgatgtcgcacaaacggaaccaacgatgaaactaaacaagtattatggacgaAACGACGATGACAACACTgacattttcagaatttttccattacaaacagtacaaaactgcattaaatacgTGTAAAGCATAAACCTGATTATGAATTTGCTATGAAGATGTGTTTCAGACCGCGAACAGATAAAAGGAGCTACGAGACTCACTTCTGCCACACAAAGTGCGTTGCCTTGAGAGCGGCATCGGCCAGGCAGTTGAGCACGGAGACAGCATGCTCCCCGCAGCCCTGCTTCAGCTTGCTGGGCGGGAAGTTCAGCGCTGTGCCCTGGAAGCAAGCAGCCAGTACACACCACTGTCAAGAACACTTCTATCAGCACAGCATCACTCACTACTGTGTCGTGCAAGGTTCTCTAAACGTTGTCTCGTGAGGACCCGGACTGGACCCAGCGGAGCAGCAACACCTCGACACCGCTGTGGCGTTTTGTCGAGACCACAGAGCTGGACAGCCCCACAGAAAGGCCTGGTCCCAAGATTCATGCAATtagcaattaaaatatagaaaCAACCCAAGTTTGGATAAAGTCAGTTCAAGTGGCACAAAGTTTGATTCAGTCCGAATTTCCTTAAGGAGAAATCAAAAGAATTAAAGTTTTATGACTTGAGGCCTTCACATATCTCTGTCATCTGATACACCACATGATGTTTGCGCATGCAAATACCATgccaaaattaatttgtttagatGAAACTATGCACAAAAGAATtgatgatataatttatttttgattactttatcAATGTATCTGTACATTGTTTATGGTTTGTattgtaatgtgtatttttttttttgtatttttattttagtatattaTCTGTCTTTTGTATGTTGTTGTTGCTGTCTGATACGTCATGCACAACTTTTAAGACTCACTTTGAGTGTTGTTGAGCATGTaacaatgtataaataaataaaaaataacttctaACTGTTgaccacattatttaagcaaaCCCCCCACAGGAAACGAAGGGCTTCACGAGGCACGTACTGTCTTGCGGACGCTGTCCAGGAGACCTGCGATGGTGGAGTTGGGGTCGTCAAACTCCTGGGGCTGCTCGAAGCTGTCCCCGGTCTTGCGGACCAGCCACGCCGCCAGCGAGGTGAACAGGAAGAACTGCTCGCCGGGGTTCGTCTGCACCGCGAAGTAGTGCCTGCAGTCACGCACACACCTCCTCACGTGGACACAGACGTGTGGTCAGGCACGGAACCCGACAGACGATACATGTACTTGTTTAGTGTTCAGGGAATCTCTCACTACCAGACTGTGCTTCCCTCTTTCCACCCAGCCACGAATCCTTTGCGATTCTCGCTCACGGCTTCTTCCCCAGTGTTGAGGCCAAGTCTCTCTCACCCAGGCGTAGCGAGTGTGGTGTCTCCTATCCCAACTCGAACAAGAGAGGCTCTGCACACCTGCTGCACTCTCACGCCCACTTTCCGGTAGCCACGCCAGTTTCCACATCGTAAAACAACTGGTAGGTTTTAAAGTGGTAAGTGTTGTTGAGTTACCTACGTATGTGtataattaacatacaaaaaaaaatacaaatagtagTTAGGTATGTACTAGTTTTTATGAAGTACATAACAGTTGGCCCAAAACAATTTCAACTAATGAAattcttttgtaattttgtaagtGTTGTTAAATCTTCTAAGAACAATTGGGCAAAATTAAAGGTCCACAAAGATGTTTAAATATACAGTAATAATGGGTGCAAACAGACTATGTACATGCCTGTGCTATTTTGTTCCCTAGCAGTTGTAAGAGTTAGCAACAAAAGAACCTTGGTCAAAGAGAGTTGGTAACTCTCATGTAGGCAAAAAGAACGacatgagagtttttttttttaacctggcaCCAAAGCACACGTCTTGAAAAATGCAATTGCGAAGTAAAATTTGTCTGAAGGTGAAACTGCTTAGGCAATATCTAATACAATACGACAAATGATAAGTGCTTAATCAAATTATGTTGTATGTTTTTAAACATAAGATTGTCAATAAGGACATACTCCAAAAAACCTGCAGTAATTAAAGAAATGCATGATAACAAAAATACTTTATCCAAAATATCATCttaaacaaatattcaataatgagTGATGAGATACGCAAGTTATTTATAGTCCTAAAGATAACAATACACTGAACATTACAAACAACACAGAAGCAGATGAAGCGATGGCTTGCCCTCACAACTCCACCTCAAGAGGAGCATCAAGGGCATAACCTCACTGACATGAGAGCATCTGGCCCCTGCGAGTAAAACAACCATCTGCCATATTGTTTCCGGCAAGTAAAACAGGCGAGGACGCCCCGATAGTACCTTCTACAGCCTGACACATGCCCCCACCCCACTATTGCAGTTGGGCTTACTGCCCCGTGGCAAGGCGCTGCCACCCCAGCCCCCTACAGCCGCTCTTCCTGACGTCCAACACACTCGCATCACCCGGCGATCCCTCGTGGCCTCGCCAGACTACTGCTGCCCCTCTCCCTGCTTCCCCGCCTCAACCAGCGTGGTCCCTGCCCTTGTAGTAACAAATGAACTAACCTGCTCGGAGATTTCATTTTCAGGTCCCTGATGAATTCTGTCTCGAAGTTCAATATCTTCAGTTTATCCATGAGTTCCTCATTCGAAGAAAATATTGAGTACGCCAGTCCCGGGCTACCCTCGACTTCAGCTGCAATAAGTCCATCGCCAGAAGATGAATCTTCTTTCCGCATTTTGAAAGCTCTTTTCAGagaccttattttattttatttatgaggaCTCAAGTTAATTTCATTATTTCCCAAGCAAACATTACTAGTGAACAGCTAACTCAACAGCTGggaattataaaacatttaaccTATCCGCAACGACCCTTTAAATTTGTTAACGCGTTTATATACTACACTCAGAGTTTGTTGTGTTTTGGTCAAGAAACCAAAACATAACACAGATACGCTTTGATTTTGTTTAAGCTACGTCAATAATAAATAGCATAAAATTCTAAAAGTTTGGTTTATTAAGAAAACTGTTTATAATAATTTTGCTTTACAAAACCCAGGGAATGTATATCATTTATGTAAATCAAAAATGAATAGACTTATTTTTCATACCTCGATAGTTTTAAATCCTAGTGTTGGTTACCATGTGAAATGTAAACAGTAAACAGTAAATAACATAGAAAAAGAGCAAGGGCGCTGTGTGGAAGGAATTTTGAGCCGCGTATTTagtatttttagaaatgtttatGTCAGATCCTGTCCTTTTTGCGTTCTCTTTACTTAATACAGGATTTGTGTTGTTTCTTTTCGTATATTTTGTATCCTTTATGACAAATCAATTTTACATTAGCCATAATTTTTGTTGTGTGCTTGTCAGATCCTTATTTTAACACTTTATTCGTCTTGAAAATACCATTAGGGTGGGTGAGATCAATggggagggagagaaagagagagagagagagttgcatTATAAATGAAGGGACTTGAGCGTGTAATGCTTGTATCCATTAGTTAGTTTGGAATATATGTTCACTCTCTCACATGGTTCAGTGTAGGAGAAGAGAAAGAGGAAAGCAAAGAGAATTGCTTGCCACCAGTTGTGTACCCTACAGCAGCAGATTTTCATAGTGCAGTTATTAATGGCATAATTTACTTCTTTACGAGTCTTTAAATCCTAGGCAGGCAGGTATTATCGCTCTGGTTTCTGGATTCAGTgtcataaataataattgaaaaatatgGTAGATGCACTACTCTAGAGAAATAGGAAAACATCTGAAGACATATTTATTCACTCAAGTGGCAACTTGTTCTCTGTATGTGGTAATCCTATAAACCTAGCTTAAATCAGGATGTAGCAGCATTTTGGTTTAATACCAGTAATTGGTGCtagcagacaaaataaaatacaatttaagttTATCAACAAAGTTTAAAGTTTTCATTTAGAACTTTTTTCTGTTGGGATTTTTGCAGGGATACATACAACATAATTAACTATAGACCTGTTGTGTTTACGGGATATTTAACACGTCCCTTGAACAGCAAGCGTGCATGTGAATGCTGAGCAGTAACAAACAACGAGAGTGAGCAGTGAGAGAGTGGCGTGGGTGTTGCTAGAGTGAGCGGTGAGAGAGTGGCGTGGGTGTTGCGAGAGTGAGCGGTGAGAGAGTGGCTTGCGTGTTGCGAGAGTGAGCGGTGAGAGAGTGGCTTGCGTGTCGCGAGAGTGAGCGGTGAGAGAGTGGCTTGCGTGTCGCGAGAGTGAGCGGTGAGAGAGTGGCTTGCGTGTTGCGAGAGTGAGCGGTGAGAGAGTGGCTTGCGTGTCGCGAGAGTGAGCGGTGAGAGAGTGGCTTGCGTGTCGCGAGAGTGAGCGGTGAGAGAGTGGCTTGCGTGTCGCGAGAGTGAGCGGTGAGAGAGTGGCTTGCGTGTCGCGAGAGTGAGCAGCAAGAGAGTGGCTTGCGTGTCGCGAGAGTGAGCGGTGAGAGAGTGGCTTGCGTGTCGCGAGATTGAGCGGTGAGAGAGTGGCTCGCGTGTTGCGAGAGTGAGCGGTGAGAAAGTGGCTTGCGTGTTGCGAGAGTGAGCGGTGAGAGAGT
The window above is part of the Bacillus rossius redtenbacheri isolate Brsri chromosome 13, Brsri_v3, whole genome shotgun sequence genome. Proteins encoded here:
- the LOC134538536 gene encoding intraflagellar transport protein 57 homolog — encoded protein: MRKEDSSSGDGLIAAEVEGSPGLAYSIFSSNEELMDKLKILNFETEFIRDLKMKSPSRHYFAVQTNPGEQFFLFTSLAAWLVRKTGDSFEQPQEFDDPNSTIAGLLDSVRKTGTALNFPPSKLKQGCGEHAVSVLNCLADAALKATHFVWQKPEPPPDLAQDEDDAADDEAELILEKVEEEMAAEFSEEEEEVLLRVEDLGHFGSQDAEGRKPDDVLVSTTDGEEWRLELERVLPQLKVTVTAGARDWRARLEQMQQHRASIEDSLAATQGQLDRLHADITHTLDKVGSREKYLNSRLETQLAQYRTLQDELARLTEQYRDVSGGVTERSRTLAQVSEELEAVKRDMEERGSSMNDRTPLVNIKKAVSGIRLEITSMNVHVGVLEHSLLQSKLRDKSLLQQDLNTSMPA